Proteins found in one Deltaproteobacteria bacterium PRO3 genomic segment:
- a CDS encoding 6-carboxytetrahydropterin synthase: MYRVVKELSFCYGHRLLDYQGKCAHPHGHNGRVEIEFGTERLDHRGMVIDFVDIKAEVKRFLDDELDHKMLLRRDDPLTRILQDLREPVFVMEQNPTAENIARVIFDYAQGRGLPVLSVKLWETESSYAEYRPERK, translated from the coding sequence ATGTACCGCGTCGTCAAAGAACTGAGCTTTTGCTACGGTCACCGCCTGCTGGACTACCAGGGCAAATGCGCCCACCCGCACGGCCACAACGGCCGCGTCGAGATCGAATTCGGGACCGAGCGGCTCGACCACCGCGGCATGGTGATCGACTTCGTCGACATCAAGGCCGAGGTGAAGCGCTTTCTCGATGACGAGCTTGACCACAAGATGCTGCTGCGGCGCGACGACCCGCTGACCCGCATCCTGCAGGACCTGCGCGAGCCAGTCTTCGTGATGGAGCAAAACCCCACCGCCGAGAACATCGCCCGCGTCATCTTCGACTACGCCCAGGGGCGCGGGCTGCCGGTCCTCTCCGTCAAATTGTGGGAGACCGAATCCAGCTACGCGGAATACCGACCCGAAAGGAAATAG
- a CDS encoding DUF1054 family protein yields the protein MPVKFTPDDLEVFSIPDFAKRMAGLKAKIRPKLEALGEELGPALMTAFKQEFFAHTAKHMRRTVNPPDETWVALGPESRGYKAYVYLAFCIGKSGAQARVVMKDESVNRPMLGANLLANRGFFARHAADFKGLADYTKRDKDYRPAKIASLETFLAETGRRLQDLKSALFDVGLELKPLSASLAQDILKAWDKLYPFYECGLKKGVKFR from the coding sequence ATGCCCGTCAAATTCACCCCGGACGATCTGGAAGTTTTTTCGATTCCCGACTTCGCAAAACGGATGGCCGGGCTCAAGGCGAAGATCCGCCCCAAGCTCGAGGCGCTCGGCGAAGAGCTGGGCCCCGCGCTGATGACGGCCTTCAAGCAGGAATTCTTCGCCCACACCGCCAAACATATGCGCCGCACGGTCAACCCGCCCGACGAGACCTGGGTGGCCCTGGGCCCCGAGTCGCGCGGCTACAAGGCCTATGTCTACCTCGCCTTCTGCATCGGCAAGTCCGGCGCCCAGGCGCGGGTGGTGATGAAGGACGAGTCCGTCAATCGCCCGATGCTGGGCGCCAACCTCCTCGCCAACCGCGGCTTTTTCGCGCGCCACGCCGCCGACTTCAAGGGCCTGGCCGATTACACCAAGCGCGACAAGGACTACCGCCCCGCGAAGATCGCCTCGCTGGAGACCTTCCTCGCCGAGACCGGACGGCGCCTGCAGGATCTCAAGTCGGCCCTCTTCGACGTCGGCCTCGAGCTGAAGCCGCTCAGCGCCTCGCTGGCGCAGGATATCCTGAAGGCCTGGGACAAGCTCTATCCCTTCTATGAATGCGGCTTGAAGAAAGGGGTGAAGTTCCGATGA
- a CDS encoding cob(I)yrinic acid a,c-diamide adenosyltransferase, which translates to MKIYTKKGDQGQTFLFGGGPYPKDNERIEAYGSVDELNSVLGCALTELADKTLAAALTEAQRQLFIVGAELAAVHPTPEMIAGFIQDRHVKALEQQIDAWEGELEPLKQFILPGGAKAAAFLHLARTVCRRAERQVVTVSHDQAVRPELLVYLNRLSDWLFVLARLVNRRAKVEDILWEGILK; encoded by the coding sequence ATGAAGATCTATACGAAGAAGGGCGACCAGGGGCAGACCTTCCTCTTCGGCGGCGGCCCCTATCCCAAGGACAACGAGCGGATCGAGGCCTACGGCAGCGTCGACGAGCTGAACAGCGTCCTCGGCTGCGCCTTGACCGAGCTGGCGGACAAGACCCTGGCCGCGGCCCTGACCGAGGCCCAAAGACAGCTCTTCATCGTGGGGGCCGAGCTGGCCGCGGTGCACCCGACGCCCGAGATGATTGCGGGCTTCATCCAGGACCGCCACGTCAAGGCCCTCGAGCAGCAGATCGACGCCTGGGAAGGCGAGCTCGAGCCCTTGAAGCAATTCATCCTGCCCGGCGGCGCGAAGGCTGCGGCGTTTCTCCACCTGGCCCGCACCGTCTGCCGTCGCGCGGAGCGCCAAGTCGTGACCGTCTCGCACGATCAAGCGGTCCGCCCCGAGCTGCTCGTCTATTTGAACCGTCTCTCCGACTGGCTCTTCGTCCTCGCCCGCCTGGTCAACCGCCGCGCCAAGGTCGAGGACATCTTATGGGAAGGGATTTTGAAGTAG